One genomic window of Salvia miltiorrhiza cultivar Shanhuang (shh) chromosome 4, IMPLAD_Smil_shh, whole genome shotgun sequence includes the following:
- the LOC131021074 gene encoding uncharacterized protein LOC131021074 isoform X5 has protein sequence MAGDDEQPETDSGFQWDDNSQLYYHARTGFYHDPQAGWYYNSRDGLYYKFEDGNYVLLDSNQTDSSACNGSEESDYPPPPSEWLEDTLIDMFLSGYPSQAAHVSGSDTTMPVETYGINILNAPAYDAYDDIEELEEGEWIPDDPDFWRNFSDKIVDEGTSEEEENWRAQYGQVSRPDEEWMSGVQMVDLWDWALVRGTKKDGKSEVFRLVGRLRKPSSKLHPSVPSGGGILKTAPVCEAHLDMVRVTSGRIYRLRNPSLPYLASLSDHDASNLTKDWGFPQLSIKDDIEKLQKSDLQTESGRLEGLGVLKDKSLSSVKLCQSKKEHIYRDRAAERRALHGGFGVGPGQKNSHISSDSAPLSPTLPAEESAAESLSMSFGAGSYARRILEGMGWKEGEALGHSTKGLIEPLQATGNKGTAGLGWDDPRRK, from the exons ATGGCGGGAGACGACGAACAGCCGGAAACTGACTCTGGTTTCCAGTGGGATGATAATTCTCAGCTTTATTATCACGCCAG AACTGGGTTTTACCATGACCCCCAAGCAGGATGGTATTACAATAGCAGAGATGGGCTTTATTACAAATTTGAAGATGGGAATTATGTGCTTCTCGACTCCAATCAG ACAGACTCTTCAGCATGTAATGGCAGCGAGGAATCGGACTATCCGCCCCCACCATCAGAATG GCTCGAAGACACTCTTATAGATATGTTTTTATCTGGGTATCCCAGTCAAGCGGCTCATGTTTCTGGTTCCGACACTACAATGCCTGTTGAAACTTATGGTATCAATATCCTAAATGCACCAGCCTATGATG CGTATGATGATATTGAAGAACTGGAAGAAGGCGAATGGATCCCTGACGATCCTGATTTTTGGAGAAACTTTAGTGATAAAATTGTTGATGAAG GTACATCTGAGGAAGAAGAAAACTGGCGTGCTCAATATGGTCAAGTAAGTCGACCAGATGAAGAGTGGATGTCAGGTGTGCAAATGGTGGATTTGTGGGATTGGGCTTTGGTTCGAGGAACAAAAAAAGATGGAAAGTCAGAGGTTTTCAGGCTTGTCGGCAGATTGAGGAAGCCCTCTAGCAAGCTTCACCCGTCAGTTCCTTCAGGTGGTGGCATACTGAAAACTGCACCAGTATGTGAAGCTCACCTTGATATGGTACGAGTGACATCAG GCCGGATATACCGATTGAGGAATCCTAGCTTACCGTATTTGGCATCCTTGTCAGATCACGATGCTTCCAATCTAACTAAAGATTGGGGCTTTCCACAATTGTCCATCAAAGATGACATAGAGAAGTTGCAAAAATCTGACCTGCAAACTGAATCCGGAAGATTGGAAGGTCTTGGTGTTCTGAAAGATAAATCATTGTCATCGGTGAAGCTTTGCCAAtctaaaaaa GAACATATTTATCGGGATCGGGCTGCTGAGAGAAGAGCTTTGCACGGTGGGTTTGGTGTGGGTCCAGGACAGAAGAACTCACATATTAGTTCTGATTCAGCTCCATTGTCTCCTACTTTACCGGCTGAAGAGTCAGCAGCAGAGTCATTGAGCATGTCATTTGGGGCAGGAAGCTATGCCAGAAGAATTCTTGAAGGCATGGGCTGGAAAGAG GGGGAGGCACTCGGTCATAGCACGAAGGGCCTGATTGAACCTCTTCAGGCAACTGGAAACAAAGGAACTGCTGGTTTAGGTTGGGACGATCCCAGAAGAAAGTAA
- the LOC131021074 gene encoding uncharacterized protein LOC131021074 isoform X6 translates to MAGDDEQPETDSGFQWDDNSQLYYHARTGFYHDPQAGWYYNSRDGLYYKFEDGNYVLLDSNQTDSSACNGSEESDYPPPPSEWLEDTLIDMFLSGYPSQAAHVSGSDTTMPVETYAYDDIEELEEGEWIPDDPDFWRNFSDKIVDEGTSEEEENWRAQYGQVSRPDEEWMSGVQMVDLWDWALVRGTKKDGKSEVFRLVGRLRKPSSKLHPSVPSGGGILKTAPVCEAHLDMVRVTSGRIYRLRNPSLPYLASLSDHDASNLTKDWGFPQLSIKDDIEKLQKSDLQTESGRLEGLGVLKDKSLSSVKLCQSKKEHIYRDRAAERRALHGGFGVGPGQKNSHISSDSAPLSPTLPAEESAAESLSMSFGAGSYARRILEGMGWKEGEALGHSTKGLIEPLQATGNKGTAGLGWDDPRRK, encoded by the exons ATGGCGGGAGACGACGAACAGCCGGAAACTGACTCTGGTTTCCAGTGGGATGATAATTCTCAGCTTTATTATCACGCCAG AACTGGGTTTTACCATGACCCCCAAGCAGGATGGTATTACAATAGCAGAGATGGGCTTTATTACAAATTTGAAGATGGGAATTATGTGCTTCTCGACTCCAATCAG ACAGACTCTTCAGCATGTAATGGCAGCGAGGAATCGGACTATCCGCCCCCACCATCAGAATG GCTCGAAGACACTCTTATAGATATGTTTTTATCTGGGTATCCCAGTCAAGCGGCTCATGTTTCTGGTTCCGACACTACAATGCCTGTTGAAACTTATG CGTATGATGATATTGAAGAACTGGAAGAAGGCGAATGGATCCCTGACGATCCTGATTTTTGGAGAAACTTTAGTGATAAAATTGTTGATGAAG GTACATCTGAGGAAGAAGAAAACTGGCGTGCTCAATATGGTCAAGTAAGTCGACCAGATGAAGAGTGGATGTCAGGTGTGCAAATGGTGGATTTGTGGGATTGGGCTTTGGTTCGAGGAACAAAAAAAGATGGAAAGTCAGAGGTTTTCAGGCTTGTCGGCAGATTGAGGAAGCCCTCTAGCAAGCTTCACCCGTCAGTTCCTTCAGGTGGTGGCATACTGAAAACTGCACCAGTATGTGAAGCTCACCTTGATATGGTACGAGTGACATCAG GCCGGATATACCGATTGAGGAATCCTAGCTTACCGTATTTGGCATCCTTGTCAGATCACGATGCTTCCAATCTAACTAAAGATTGGGGCTTTCCACAATTGTCCATCAAAGATGACATAGAGAAGTTGCAAAAATCTGACCTGCAAACTGAATCCGGAAGATTGGAAGGTCTTGGTGTTCTGAAAGATAAATCATTGTCATCGGTGAAGCTTTGCCAAtctaaaaaa GAACATATTTATCGGGATCGGGCTGCTGAGAGAAGAGCTTTGCACGGTGGGTTTGGTGTGGGTCCAGGACAGAAGAACTCACATATTAGTTCTGATTCAGCTCCATTGTCTCCTACTTTACCGGCTGAAGAGTCAGCAGCAGAGTCATTGAGCATGTCATTTGGGGCAGGAAGCTATGCCAGAAGAATTCTTGAAGGCATGGGCTGGAAAGAG GGGGAGGCACTCGGTCATAGCACGAAGGGCCTGATTGAACCTCTTCAGGCAACTGGAAACAAAGGAACTGCTGGTTTAGGTTGGGACGATCCCAGAAGAAAGTAA
- the LOC131021074 gene encoding uncharacterized protein LOC131021074 isoform X7, protein MAGDDEQPETDSGFQWDDNSQLYYHARTGFYHDPQAGWYYNSRDGLYYKFEDGNYVLLDSNQSGDQVEMLNSNSQGETSEALMEGKEISINTSLDSSACNGSEESDYPPPPSEWLEDTLIDMFLSGYPSQAAHVSGSDTTMPVETYGINILNAPAYDAYDDIEELEEGEWIPDDPDFWRNFSDKIVDEGTSEEEENWRAQYGQVSRPDEEWMSGVQMVDLWDWALVRGTKKDGKSEVFRLVGRLRKPSSKLHPSVPSGGGILKTAPVCEAHLDMEHIYRDRAAERRALHGGFGVGPGQKNSHISSDSAPLSPTLPAEESAAESLSMSFGAGSYARRILEGMGWKEGEALGHSTKGLIEPLQATGNKGTAGLGWDDPRRK, encoded by the exons ATGGCGGGAGACGACGAACAGCCGGAAACTGACTCTGGTTTCCAGTGGGATGATAATTCTCAGCTTTATTATCACGCCAG AACTGGGTTTTACCATGACCCCCAAGCAGGATGGTATTACAATAGCAGAGATGGGCTTTATTACAAATTTGAAGATGGGAATTATGTGCTTCTCGACTCCAATCAG TCAGGGGATCAAGTGGAAATGCTTAACAGTAATAGCCAAGGTGAAACATCTGAGGCTTTAATGGAAGGAAAAGAAATTTCAATCAACACTTCTCTAG ACTCTTCAGCATGTAATGGCAGCGAGGAATCGGACTATCCGCCCCCACCATCAGAATG GCTCGAAGACACTCTTATAGATATGTTTTTATCTGGGTATCCCAGTCAAGCGGCTCATGTTTCTGGTTCCGACACTACAATGCCTGTTGAAACTTATGGTATCAATATCCTAAATGCACCAGCCTATGATG CGTATGATGATATTGAAGAACTGGAAGAAGGCGAATGGATCCCTGACGATCCTGATTTTTGGAGAAACTTTAGTGATAAAATTGTTGATGAAG GTACATCTGAGGAAGAAGAAAACTGGCGTGCTCAATATGGTCAAGTAAGTCGACCAGATGAAGAGTGGATGTCAGGTGTGCAAATGGTGGATTTGTGGGATTGGGCTTTGGTTCGAGGAACAAAAAAAGATGGAAAGTCAGAGGTTTTCAGGCTTGTCGGCAGATTGAGGAAGCCCTCTAGCAAGCTTCACCCGTCAGTTCCTTCAGGTGGTGGCATACTGAAAACTGCACCAGTATGTGAAGCTCACCTTGATATG GAACATATTTATCGGGATCGGGCTGCTGAGAGAAGAGCTTTGCACGGTGGGTTTGGTGTGGGTCCAGGACAGAAGAACTCACATATTAGTTCTGATTCAGCTCCATTGTCTCCTACTTTACCGGCTGAAGAGTCAGCAGCAGAGTCATTGAGCATGTCATTTGGGGCAGGAAGCTATGCCAGAAGAATTCTTGAAGGCATGGGCTGGAAAGAG GGGGAGGCACTCGGTCATAGCACGAAGGGCCTGATTGAACCTCTTCAGGCAACTGGAAACAAAGGAACTGCTGGTTTAGGTTGGGACGATCCCAGAAGAAAGTAA
- the LOC131021074 gene encoding uncharacterized protein LOC131021074 isoform X1 — protein sequence MAGDDEQPETDSGFQWDDNSQLYYHARTGFYHDPQAGWYYNSRDGLYYKFEDGNYVLLDSNQSGDQVEMLNSNSQGETSEALMEGKEISINTSLDSSACNGSEESDYPPPPSEWLEDTLIDMFLSGYPSQAAHVSGSDTTMPVETYGINILNAPAYDAYDDIEELEEGEWIPDDPDFWRNFSDKIVDEGTSEEEENWRAQYGQVSRPDEEWMSGVQMVDLWDWALVRGTKKDGKSEVFRLVGRLRKPSSKLHPSVPSGGGILKTAPVCEAHLDMVRVTSGRIYRLRNPSLPYLASLSDHDASNLTKDWGFPQLSIKDDIEKLQKSDLQTESGRLEGLGVLKDKSLSSVKLCQSKKEHIYRDRAAERRALHGGFGVGPGQKNSHISSDSAPLSPTLPAEESAAESLSMSFGAGSYARRILEGMGWKEGEALGHSTKGLIEPLQATGNKGTAGLGWDDPRRK from the exons ATGGCGGGAGACGACGAACAGCCGGAAACTGACTCTGGTTTCCAGTGGGATGATAATTCTCAGCTTTATTATCACGCCAG AACTGGGTTTTACCATGACCCCCAAGCAGGATGGTATTACAATAGCAGAGATGGGCTTTATTACAAATTTGAAGATGGGAATTATGTGCTTCTCGACTCCAATCAG TCAGGGGATCAAGTGGAAATGCTTAACAGTAATAGCCAAGGTGAAACATCTGAGGCTTTAATGGAAGGAAAAGAAATTTCAATCAACACTTCTCTAG ACTCTTCAGCATGTAATGGCAGCGAGGAATCGGACTATCCGCCCCCACCATCAGAATG GCTCGAAGACACTCTTATAGATATGTTTTTATCTGGGTATCCCAGTCAAGCGGCTCATGTTTCTGGTTCCGACACTACAATGCCTGTTGAAACTTATGGTATCAATATCCTAAATGCACCAGCCTATGATG CGTATGATGATATTGAAGAACTGGAAGAAGGCGAATGGATCCCTGACGATCCTGATTTTTGGAGAAACTTTAGTGATAAAATTGTTGATGAAG GTACATCTGAGGAAGAAGAAAACTGGCGTGCTCAATATGGTCAAGTAAGTCGACCAGATGAAGAGTGGATGTCAGGTGTGCAAATGGTGGATTTGTGGGATTGGGCTTTGGTTCGAGGAACAAAAAAAGATGGAAAGTCAGAGGTTTTCAGGCTTGTCGGCAGATTGAGGAAGCCCTCTAGCAAGCTTCACCCGTCAGTTCCTTCAGGTGGTGGCATACTGAAAACTGCACCAGTATGTGAAGCTCACCTTGATATGGTACGAGTGACATCAG GCCGGATATACCGATTGAGGAATCCTAGCTTACCGTATTTGGCATCCTTGTCAGATCACGATGCTTCCAATCTAACTAAAGATTGGGGCTTTCCACAATTGTCCATCAAAGATGACATAGAGAAGTTGCAAAAATCTGACCTGCAAACTGAATCCGGAAGATTGGAAGGTCTTGGTGTTCTGAAAGATAAATCATTGTCATCGGTGAAGCTTTGCCAAtctaaaaaa GAACATATTTATCGGGATCGGGCTGCTGAGAGAAGAGCTTTGCACGGTGGGTTTGGTGTGGGTCCAGGACAGAAGAACTCACATATTAGTTCTGATTCAGCTCCATTGTCTCCTACTTTACCGGCTGAAGAGTCAGCAGCAGAGTCATTGAGCATGTCATTTGGGGCAGGAAGCTATGCCAGAAGAATTCTTGAAGGCATGGGCTGGAAAGAG GGGGAGGCACTCGGTCATAGCACGAAGGGCCTGATTGAACCTCTTCAGGCAACTGGAAACAAAGGAACTGCTGGTTTAGGTTGGGACGATCCCAGAAGAAAGTAA
- the LOC131021074 gene encoding uncharacterized protein LOC131021074 isoform X2, whose amino-acid sequence MAGDDEQPETDSGFQWDDNSQLYYHARTGFYHDPQAGWYYNSRDGLYYKFEDGNYVLLDSNQSGDQVEMLNSNSQGETSEALMEGKEISINTSLDSSACNGSEESDYPPPPSEWLEDTLIDMFLSGYPSQAAHVSGSDTTMPVETYAYDDIEELEEGEWIPDDPDFWRNFSDKIVDEGTSEEEENWRAQYGQVSRPDEEWMSGVQMVDLWDWALVRGTKKDGKSEVFRLVGRLRKPSSKLHPSVPSGGGILKTAPVCEAHLDMVRVTSGRIYRLRNPSLPYLASLSDHDASNLTKDWGFPQLSIKDDIEKLQKSDLQTESGRLEGLGVLKDKSLSSVKLCQSKKEHIYRDRAAERRALHGGFGVGPGQKNSHISSDSAPLSPTLPAEESAAESLSMSFGAGSYARRILEGMGWKEGEALGHSTKGLIEPLQATGNKGTAGLGWDDPRRK is encoded by the exons ATGGCGGGAGACGACGAACAGCCGGAAACTGACTCTGGTTTCCAGTGGGATGATAATTCTCAGCTTTATTATCACGCCAG AACTGGGTTTTACCATGACCCCCAAGCAGGATGGTATTACAATAGCAGAGATGGGCTTTATTACAAATTTGAAGATGGGAATTATGTGCTTCTCGACTCCAATCAG TCAGGGGATCAAGTGGAAATGCTTAACAGTAATAGCCAAGGTGAAACATCTGAGGCTTTAATGGAAGGAAAAGAAATTTCAATCAACACTTCTCTAG ACTCTTCAGCATGTAATGGCAGCGAGGAATCGGACTATCCGCCCCCACCATCAGAATG GCTCGAAGACACTCTTATAGATATGTTTTTATCTGGGTATCCCAGTCAAGCGGCTCATGTTTCTGGTTCCGACACTACAATGCCTGTTGAAACTTATG CGTATGATGATATTGAAGAACTGGAAGAAGGCGAATGGATCCCTGACGATCCTGATTTTTGGAGAAACTTTAGTGATAAAATTGTTGATGAAG GTACATCTGAGGAAGAAGAAAACTGGCGTGCTCAATATGGTCAAGTAAGTCGACCAGATGAAGAGTGGATGTCAGGTGTGCAAATGGTGGATTTGTGGGATTGGGCTTTGGTTCGAGGAACAAAAAAAGATGGAAAGTCAGAGGTTTTCAGGCTTGTCGGCAGATTGAGGAAGCCCTCTAGCAAGCTTCACCCGTCAGTTCCTTCAGGTGGTGGCATACTGAAAACTGCACCAGTATGTGAAGCTCACCTTGATATGGTACGAGTGACATCAG GCCGGATATACCGATTGAGGAATCCTAGCTTACCGTATTTGGCATCCTTGTCAGATCACGATGCTTCCAATCTAACTAAAGATTGGGGCTTTCCACAATTGTCCATCAAAGATGACATAGAGAAGTTGCAAAAATCTGACCTGCAAACTGAATCCGGAAGATTGGAAGGTCTTGGTGTTCTGAAAGATAAATCATTGTCATCGGTGAAGCTTTGCCAAtctaaaaaa GAACATATTTATCGGGATCGGGCTGCTGAGAGAAGAGCTTTGCACGGTGGGTTTGGTGTGGGTCCAGGACAGAAGAACTCACATATTAGTTCTGATTCAGCTCCATTGTCTCCTACTTTACCGGCTGAAGAGTCAGCAGCAGAGTCATTGAGCATGTCATTTGGGGCAGGAAGCTATGCCAGAAGAATTCTTGAAGGCATGGGCTGGAAAGAG GGGGAGGCACTCGGTCATAGCACGAAGGGCCTGATTGAACCTCTTCAGGCAACTGGAAACAAAGGAACTGCTGGTTTAGGTTGGGACGATCCCAGAAGAAAGTAA
- the LOC131021074 gene encoding uncharacterized protein LOC131021074 isoform X3, which produces MAGDDEQPETDSGFQWDDNSQLYYHARTGFYHDPQAGWYYNSRDGLYYKFEDGNYVLLDSNQSGDQVEMLNSNSQDSSACNGSEESDYPPPPSEWLEDTLIDMFLSGYPSQAAHVSGSDTTMPVETYGINILNAPAYDAYDDIEELEEGEWIPDDPDFWRNFSDKIVDEGTSEEEENWRAQYGQVSRPDEEWMSGVQMVDLWDWALVRGTKKDGKSEVFRLVGRLRKPSSKLHPSVPSGGGILKTAPVCEAHLDMVRVTSGRIYRLRNPSLPYLASLSDHDASNLTKDWGFPQLSIKDDIEKLQKSDLQTESGRLEGLGVLKDKSLSSVKLCQSKKEHIYRDRAAERRALHGGFGVGPGQKNSHISSDSAPLSPTLPAEESAAESLSMSFGAGSYARRILEGMGWKEGEALGHSTKGLIEPLQATGNKGTAGLGWDDPRRK; this is translated from the exons ATGGCGGGAGACGACGAACAGCCGGAAACTGACTCTGGTTTCCAGTGGGATGATAATTCTCAGCTTTATTATCACGCCAG AACTGGGTTTTACCATGACCCCCAAGCAGGATGGTATTACAATAGCAGAGATGGGCTTTATTACAAATTTGAAGATGGGAATTATGTGCTTCTCGACTCCAATCAG TCAGGGGATCAAGTGGAAATGCTTAACAGTAATAGCCAAG ACTCTTCAGCATGTAATGGCAGCGAGGAATCGGACTATCCGCCCCCACCATCAGAATG GCTCGAAGACACTCTTATAGATATGTTTTTATCTGGGTATCCCAGTCAAGCGGCTCATGTTTCTGGTTCCGACACTACAATGCCTGTTGAAACTTATGGTATCAATATCCTAAATGCACCAGCCTATGATG CGTATGATGATATTGAAGAACTGGAAGAAGGCGAATGGATCCCTGACGATCCTGATTTTTGGAGAAACTTTAGTGATAAAATTGTTGATGAAG GTACATCTGAGGAAGAAGAAAACTGGCGTGCTCAATATGGTCAAGTAAGTCGACCAGATGAAGAGTGGATGTCAGGTGTGCAAATGGTGGATTTGTGGGATTGGGCTTTGGTTCGAGGAACAAAAAAAGATGGAAAGTCAGAGGTTTTCAGGCTTGTCGGCAGATTGAGGAAGCCCTCTAGCAAGCTTCACCCGTCAGTTCCTTCAGGTGGTGGCATACTGAAAACTGCACCAGTATGTGAAGCTCACCTTGATATGGTACGAGTGACATCAG GCCGGATATACCGATTGAGGAATCCTAGCTTACCGTATTTGGCATCCTTGTCAGATCACGATGCTTCCAATCTAACTAAAGATTGGGGCTTTCCACAATTGTCCATCAAAGATGACATAGAGAAGTTGCAAAAATCTGACCTGCAAACTGAATCCGGAAGATTGGAAGGTCTTGGTGTTCTGAAAGATAAATCATTGTCATCGGTGAAGCTTTGCCAAtctaaaaaa GAACATATTTATCGGGATCGGGCTGCTGAGAGAAGAGCTTTGCACGGTGGGTTTGGTGTGGGTCCAGGACAGAAGAACTCACATATTAGTTCTGATTCAGCTCCATTGTCTCCTACTTTACCGGCTGAAGAGTCAGCAGCAGAGTCATTGAGCATGTCATTTGGGGCAGGAAGCTATGCCAGAAGAATTCTTGAAGGCATGGGCTGGAAAGAG GGGGAGGCACTCGGTCATAGCACGAAGGGCCTGATTGAACCTCTTCAGGCAACTGGAAACAAAGGAACTGCTGGTTTAGGTTGGGACGATCCCAGAAGAAAGTAA
- the LOC131021074 gene encoding uncharacterized protein LOC131021074 isoform X4: protein MAGDDEQPETDSGFQWDDNSQLYYHARTGFYHDPQAGWYYNSRDGLYYKFEDGNYVLLDSNQSGDQVEMLNSNSQDSSACNGSEESDYPPPPSEWLEDTLIDMFLSGYPSQAAHVSGSDTTMPVETYAYDDIEELEEGEWIPDDPDFWRNFSDKIVDEGTSEEEENWRAQYGQVSRPDEEWMSGVQMVDLWDWALVRGTKKDGKSEVFRLVGRLRKPSSKLHPSVPSGGGILKTAPVCEAHLDMVRVTSGRIYRLRNPSLPYLASLSDHDASNLTKDWGFPQLSIKDDIEKLQKSDLQTESGRLEGLGVLKDKSLSSVKLCQSKKEHIYRDRAAERRALHGGFGVGPGQKNSHISSDSAPLSPTLPAEESAAESLSMSFGAGSYARRILEGMGWKEGEALGHSTKGLIEPLQATGNKGTAGLGWDDPRRK from the exons ATGGCGGGAGACGACGAACAGCCGGAAACTGACTCTGGTTTCCAGTGGGATGATAATTCTCAGCTTTATTATCACGCCAG AACTGGGTTTTACCATGACCCCCAAGCAGGATGGTATTACAATAGCAGAGATGGGCTTTATTACAAATTTGAAGATGGGAATTATGTGCTTCTCGACTCCAATCAG TCAGGGGATCAAGTGGAAATGCTTAACAGTAATAGCCAAG ACTCTTCAGCATGTAATGGCAGCGAGGAATCGGACTATCCGCCCCCACCATCAGAATG GCTCGAAGACACTCTTATAGATATGTTTTTATCTGGGTATCCCAGTCAAGCGGCTCATGTTTCTGGTTCCGACACTACAATGCCTGTTGAAACTTATG CGTATGATGATATTGAAGAACTGGAAGAAGGCGAATGGATCCCTGACGATCCTGATTTTTGGAGAAACTTTAGTGATAAAATTGTTGATGAAG GTACATCTGAGGAAGAAGAAAACTGGCGTGCTCAATATGGTCAAGTAAGTCGACCAGATGAAGAGTGGATGTCAGGTGTGCAAATGGTGGATTTGTGGGATTGGGCTTTGGTTCGAGGAACAAAAAAAGATGGAAAGTCAGAGGTTTTCAGGCTTGTCGGCAGATTGAGGAAGCCCTCTAGCAAGCTTCACCCGTCAGTTCCTTCAGGTGGTGGCATACTGAAAACTGCACCAGTATGTGAAGCTCACCTTGATATGGTACGAGTGACATCAG GCCGGATATACCGATTGAGGAATCCTAGCTTACCGTATTTGGCATCCTTGTCAGATCACGATGCTTCCAATCTAACTAAAGATTGGGGCTTTCCACAATTGTCCATCAAAGATGACATAGAGAAGTTGCAAAAATCTGACCTGCAAACTGAATCCGGAAGATTGGAAGGTCTTGGTGTTCTGAAAGATAAATCATTGTCATCGGTGAAGCTTTGCCAAtctaaaaaa GAACATATTTATCGGGATCGGGCTGCTGAGAGAAGAGCTTTGCACGGTGGGTTTGGTGTGGGTCCAGGACAGAAGAACTCACATATTAGTTCTGATTCAGCTCCATTGTCTCCTACTTTACCGGCTGAAGAGTCAGCAGCAGAGTCATTGAGCATGTCATTTGGGGCAGGAAGCTATGCCAGAAGAATTCTTGAAGGCATGGGCTGGAAAGAG GGGGAGGCACTCGGTCATAGCACGAAGGGCCTGATTGAACCTCTTCAGGCAACTGGAAACAAAGGAACTGCTGGTTTAGGTTGGGACGATCCCAGAAGAAAGTAA
- the LOC131021074 gene encoding uncharacterized protein LOC131021074 isoform X8 translates to MAGDDEQPETDSGFQWDDNSQLYYHARTGFYHDPQAGWYYNSRDGLYYKFEDGNYVLLDSNQSGDQVEMLNSNSQGETSEALMEGKEISINTSLDSSACNGSEESDYPPPPSEWLEDTLIDMFLSGYPSQAAHVSGSDTTMPVETYAYDDIEELEEGEWIPDDPDFWRNFSDKIVDEGTSEEEENWRAQYGQVSRPDEEWMSGVQMVDLWDWALVRGTKKDGKSEVFRLVGRLRKPSSKLHPSVPSGGGILKTAPVCEAHLDMEHIYRDRAAERRALHGGFGVGPGQKNSHISSDSAPLSPTLPAEESAAESLSMSFGAGSYARRILEGMGWKEGEALGHSTKGLIEPLQATGNKGTAGLGWDDPRRK, encoded by the exons ATGGCGGGAGACGACGAACAGCCGGAAACTGACTCTGGTTTCCAGTGGGATGATAATTCTCAGCTTTATTATCACGCCAG AACTGGGTTTTACCATGACCCCCAAGCAGGATGGTATTACAATAGCAGAGATGGGCTTTATTACAAATTTGAAGATGGGAATTATGTGCTTCTCGACTCCAATCAG TCAGGGGATCAAGTGGAAATGCTTAACAGTAATAGCCAAGGTGAAACATCTGAGGCTTTAATGGAAGGAAAAGAAATTTCAATCAACACTTCTCTAG ACTCTTCAGCATGTAATGGCAGCGAGGAATCGGACTATCCGCCCCCACCATCAGAATG GCTCGAAGACACTCTTATAGATATGTTTTTATCTGGGTATCCCAGTCAAGCGGCTCATGTTTCTGGTTCCGACACTACAATGCCTGTTGAAACTTATG CGTATGATGATATTGAAGAACTGGAAGAAGGCGAATGGATCCCTGACGATCCTGATTTTTGGAGAAACTTTAGTGATAAAATTGTTGATGAAG GTACATCTGAGGAAGAAGAAAACTGGCGTGCTCAATATGGTCAAGTAAGTCGACCAGATGAAGAGTGGATGTCAGGTGTGCAAATGGTGGATTTGTGGGATTGGGCTTTGGTTCGAGGAACAAAAAAAGATGGAAAGTCAGAGGTTTTCAGGCTTGTCGGCAGATTGAGGAAGCCCTCTAGCAAGCTTCACCCGTCAGTTCCTTCAGGTGGTGGCATACTGAAAACTGCACCAGTATGTGAAGCTCACCTTGATATG GAACATATTTATCGGGATCGGGCTGCTGAGAGAAGAGCTTTGCACGGTGGGTTTGGTGTGGGTCCAGGACAGAAGAACTCACATATTAGTTCTGATTCAGCTCCATTGTCTCCTACTTTACCGGCTGAAGAGTCAGCAGCAGAGTCATTGAGCATGTCATTTGGGGCAGGAAGCTATGCCAGAAGAATTCTTGAAGGCATGGGCTGGAAAGAG GGGGAGGCACTCGGTCATAGCACGAAGGGCCTGATTGAACCTCTTCAGGCAACTGGAAACAAAGGAACTGCTGGTTTAGGTTGGGACGATCCCAGAAGAAAGTAA